Proteins encoded within one genomic window of Macaca fascicularis isolate 582-1 chromosome 16, T2T-MFA8v1.1:
- the TTC19 gene encoding tetratricopeptide repeat protein 19, mitochondrial isoform X6 has protein sequence MYRLLSGSLGRGLLRAAGRRYRGCSARLLPGLAGGPGPEVQVPPSRVAPHGRGPGLLPLLAALAWFSRPAAAEEEEEQQGADGAAAEDGADEAEAEIIQLLKRAKLSIMKDEPEEAELILHDALRLAYQTDNKKAITYTYDLMANLAFIRGQLENAEQLFKATMSYLLGGGMKQEDNAIIEISLKLASIYAAQNRQEFAIAGYEFCISTLEEKIEREKELAEDIMSDHG, from the exons ATGTACAGGCTCCTCAGCGGGAGTCTGGGCCGAGGCCTCCTGCGGGCCGCGGGGCGGCGGTACCGGGGCTGCTCCGCGCGCCTGCTCCCTGGGCTGGCAGGAGGCCCGGGGCCCGAGGTGCAGGTGCCGCCATCCCGAGTCGCGCCGCACGGCCGGGGCCCAGGCCTGCTGCCGCTGCTGGCAG CGCTCGCCTGGTTCTCGAGGCCCGCTgcggcagaggaggaggaggagcagcagggAGCCGACGGGGCCGCCGCCGAGGACGGGGCGGACGAAGCCGAGGCCGAGATCATCCAGCTGCTGAAGCGAGCCAAG TTGAGCATCATGAAAGATGAGCCAGAAGAGGCTGAGTTAATTTTGCATGACGCTCTTCGCCTCGCCTATCAGACTGATAACAAGAAGGCCATCACTTACACTTATGATCTG ATGGCCAACTTAGCATTTATACGGGGTCAGCTTGAAAAT GCTGAACAACTTTTTAAAGCAACAATGAGTTACCTCCTTGGAGGGGGCATGAAGCAG gAGGACAATGCCATAATTGAAATTTCCCTAAAGCTGGCTAGTATCTATGCTGCGCAGAATAG ACAGGAATTTGCTATTGCCGGCTATGAATTCTGCATTTCAACTCTAGaggaaaaaattgaaagagaaaaggaattagCAGAAGACATTATGTCAG acCATGGTTGA
- the ZSWIM7 gene encoding zinc finger SWIM domain-containing protein 7 isoform X3: MMRLKFLFGSSATQALDLVDRQSITLISSPSGRHVYQVLGSSGKTYTCLASCHYCSCPAFAFSVLRKSDSILCKHLLAVYLSQVMRTCQQLSVSDKQLTDILLMEKKQEA, translated from the exons atgatgag GCTGAAGTTTCTCTTTGGCTCATCAGCCACCCAGGCCTTGGACCTAGTTGATCGACAGTCCATCACCTTAATCTCATCACCCAGTGGAAGGCATGTTTACCAG GTGCTTGGAAGTTCTGGTAAAACATACACGTGTCTGGCTTCTTGTCATTACTGTTCATGTCCTGCATTTGCCTTCTCAGTGCTACGGAAGAGTGACAGCATCCTG TGCAAGCATCTCTTGGCAGTTTACCTTAGTCAGGTTATGAGGACTTGTCAGCAGCTAAGTGTCTCCGACAAGCAGTTGACTGACATATTATTGATGGAGAAGAAACAAGAAGCATAA
- the TTC19 gene encoding tetratricopeptide repeat protein 19, mitochondrial isoform X5, which produces MYRLLSGSLGRGLLRAAGRRYRGCSARLLPGLAGGPGPEVQVPPSRVAPHGRGPGLLPLLAALAWFSRPAAAEEEEEQQGADGAAAEDGADEAEAEIIQLLKRAKLSIMKDEPEEAELILHDALRLAYQTDNKKAITYTYDLMANLAFIRGQLENAEQLFKATMSYLLGGGMKQEDNAIIEISLKLASIYAAQNRQEFAIAGYEFCISTLEEKIEREKELAEDIMSVFVFLIKEG; this is translated from the exons ATGTACAGGCTCCTCAGCGGGAGTCTGGGCCGAGGCCTCCTGCGGGCCGCGGGGCGGCGGTACCGGGGCTGCTCCGCGCGCCTGCTCCCTGGGCTGGCAGGAGGCCCGGGGCCCGAGGTGCAGGTGCCGCCATCCCGAGTCGCGCCGCACGGCCGGGGCCCAGGCCTGCTGCCGCTGCTGGCAG CGCTCGCCTGGTTCTCGAGGCCCGCTgcggcagaggaggaggaggagcagcagggAGCCGACGGGGCCGCCGCCGAGGACGGGGCGGACGAAGCCGAGGCCGAGATCATCCAGCTGCTGAAGCGAGCCAAG TTGAGCATCATGAAAGATGAGCCAGAAGAGGCTGAGTTAATTTTGCATGACGCTCTTCGCCTCGCCTATCAGACTGATAACAAGAAGGCCATCACTTACACTTATGATCTG ATGGCCAACTTAGCATTTATACGGGGTCAGCTTGAAAAT GCTGAACAACTTTTTAAAGCAACAATGAGTTACCTCCTTGGAGGGGGCATGAAGCAG gAGGACAATGCCATAATTGAAATTTCCCTAAAGCTGGCTAGTATCTATGCTGCGCAGAATAG ACAGGAATTTGCTATTGCCGGCTATGAATTCTGCATTTCAACTCTAGaggaaaaaattgaaagagaaaaggaattagCAGAAGACATTATGTCAG tctTTGTCTTCCTTATCAAAGAAGGATAG
- the TTC19 gene encoding tetratricopeptide repeat protein 19, mitochondrial isoform X7 → MYRLLSGSLGRGLLRAAGRRYRGCSARLLPGLAGGPGPEVQVPPSRVAPHGRGPGLLPLLAALAWFSRPAAAEEEEEQQGADGAAAEDGADEAEAEIIQLLKRAKLSIMKDEPEEAELILHDALRLAYQTDNKKAITYTYDLMANLAFIRGQLENAEQLFKATMSYLLGGGMKQEDNAIIEISLKLASIYAAQNRQEFAIAGYEFCISTLEEKIEREKELAEDIMSGV, encoded by the exons ATGTACAGGCTCCTCAGCGGGAGTCTGGGCCGAGGCCTCCTGCGGGCCGCGGGGCGGCGGTACCGGGGCTGCTCCGCGCGCCTGCTCCCTGGGCTGGCAGGAGGCCCGGGGCCCGAGGTGCAGGTGCCGCCATCCCGAGTCGCGCCGCACGGCCGGGGCCCAGGCCTGCTGCCGCTGCTGGCAG CGCTCGCCTGGTTCTCGAGGCCCGCTgcggcagaggaggaggaggagcagcagggAGCCGACGGGGCCGCCGCCGAGGACGGGGCGGACGAAGCCGAGGCCGAGATCATCCAGCTGCTGAAGCGAGCCAAG TTGAGCATCATGAAAGATGAGCCAGAAGAGGCTGAGTTAATTTTGCATGACGCTCTTCGCCTCGCCTATCAGACTGATAACAAGAAGGCCATCACTTACACTTATGATCTG ATGGCCAACTTAGCATTTATACGGGGTCAGCTTGAAAAT GCTGAACAACTTTTTAAAGCAACAATGAGTTACCTCCTTGGAGGGGGCATGAAGCAG gAGGACAATGCCATAATTGAAATTTCCCTAAAGCTGGCTAGTATCTATGCTGCGCAGAATAG ACAGGAATTTGCTATTGCCGGCTATGAATTCTGCATTTCAACTCTAGaggaaaaaattgaaagagaaaaggaattagCAGAAGACATTATGTCAG GAGTGTAA
- the ZSWIM7 gene encoding zinc finger SWIM domain-containing protein 7 isoform X2, which translates to MAVVLPAVVEELLSEMAAAVQESARSTGSRLKFLFGSSATQALDLVDRQSITLISSPSGRHVYQVLGSSGKTYTCLASCHYCSCPAFAFSVLRKSDSILCKHLLAVYLSQVMRTCQQLSVSDKQLTDILLMEKKQEA; encoded by the exons ATGGCCGTAGTGTTGCCGGCAGTCGTGGAGGAGCTCCTGAGCGAGATGGCCGCGGCGGTGCAAGAGAGCGCGCGAAGTACGGGATCGAG GCTGAAGTTTCTCTTTGGCTCATCAGCCACCCAGGCCTTGGACCTAGTTGATCGACAGTCCATCACCTTAATCTCATCACCCAGTGGAAGGCATGTTTACCAG GTGCTTGGAAGTTCTGGTAAAACATACACGTGTCTGGCTTCTTGTCATTACTGTTCATGTCCTGCATTTGCCTTCTCAGTGCTACGGAAGAGTGACAGCATCCTG TGCAAGCATCTCTTGGCAGTTTACCTTAGTCAGGTTATGAGGACTTGTCAGCAGCTAAGTGTCTCCGACAAGCAGTTGACTGACATATTATTGATGGAGAAGAAACAAGAAGCATAA
- the ZSWIM7 gene encoding zinc finger SWIM domain-containing protein 7 isoform X1: MAVVLPAVVEELLSEMAAAVQESARIPDEYLLSLKFLFGSSATQALDLVDRQSITLISSPSGRHVYQVLGSSGKTYTCLASCHYCSCPAFAFSVLRKSDSILCKHLLAVYLSQVMRTCQQLSVSDKQLTDILLMEKKQEA, encoded by the exons ATGGCCGTAGTGTTGCCGGCAGTCGTGGAGGAGCTCCTGAGCGAGATGGCCGCGGCGGTGCAAGAGAGCGCGCGAA ttcCTGATGAATATCTGTTATC GCTGAAGTTTCTCTTTGGCTCATCAGCCACCCAGGCCTTGGACCTAGTTGATCGACAGTCCATCACCTTAATCTCATCACCCAGTGGAAGGCATGTTTACCAG GTGCTTGGAAGTTCTGGTAAAACATACACGTGTCTGGCTTCTTGTCATTACTGTTCATGTCCTGCATTTGCCTTCTCAGTGCTACGGAAGAGTGACAGCATCCTG TGCAAGCATCTCTTGGCAGTTTACCTTAGTCAGGTTATGAGGACTTGTCAGCAGCTAAGTGTCTCCGACAAGCAGTTGACTGACATATTATTGATGGAGAAGAAACAAGAAGCATAA
- the ZSWIM7 gene encoding zinc finger SWIM domain-containing protein 7 isoform X4 translates to MAVVLPAVVEELLSEMAAAVQESARIPDEYLLSLKFLFGSSATQALDLVDRQSITLISSPSGRHVYQCKHLLAVYLSQVMRTCQQLSVSDKQLTDILLMEKKQEA, encoded by the exons ATGGCCGTAGTGTTGCCGGCAGTCGTGGAGGAGCTCCTGAGCGAGATGGCCGCGGCGGTGCAAGAGAGCGCGCGAA ttcCTGATGAATATCTGTTATC GCTGAAGTTTCTCTTTGGCTCATCAGCCACCCAGGCCTTGGACCTAGTTGATCGACAGTCCATCACCTTAATCTCATCACCCAGTGGAAGGCATGTTTACCAG TGCAAGCATCTCTTGGCAGTTTACCTTAGTCAGGTTATGAGGACTTGTCAGCAGCTAAGTGTCTCCGACAAGCAGTTGACTGACATATTATTGATGGAGAAGAAACAAGAAGCATAA
- the ZSWIM7 gene encoding zinc finger SWIM domain-containing protein 7 isoform X5: MAVVLPAVVEELLSEMAAAVQESARSTGSRLKFLFGSSATQALDLVDRQSITLISSPSGRHVYQCKHLLAVYLSQVMRTCQQLSVSDKQLTDILLMEKKQEA; encoded by the exons ATGGCCGTAGTGTTGCCGGCAGTCGTGGAGGAGCTCCTGAGCGAGATGGCCGCGGCGGTGCAAGAGAGCGCGCGAAGTACGGGATCGAG GCTGAAGTTTCTCTTTGGCTCATCAGCCACCCAGGCCTTGGACCTAGTTGATCGACAGTCCATCACCTTAATCTCATCACCCAGTGGAAGGCATGTTTACCAG TGCAAGCATCTCTTGGCAGTTTACCTTAGTCAGGTTATGAGGACTTGTCAGCAGCTAAGTGTCTCCGACAAGCAGTTGACTGACATATTATTGATGGAGAAGAAACAAGAAGCATAA